The following coding sequences lie in one Deinococcus sp. AJ005 genomic window:
- the kdpA gene encoding potassium-transporting ATPase subunit KdpA, whose product MDIVLTYLLAFGLAVPLGFLIARLYAAPASRFTAGLLRVCGVDASRGMGWRQYGAALIGTNVLLGVVAYLIYVLQGVLPLNPDGIANMRWDTALHTTASFITNTNQQHYSGQSGLSYFSQLVAIVTLQFVTPAVGMAALFAVLRGLKGQTNVGNYYLDVTRALGVLVPSAFILALLLTSQGVPSTYGGAKVAQLVEAQTVEGKAVTTQTIPVGPVAAMVAIKQLGTNGGGWYGPNSSVPLENPTPVSNWLSMTSLIVFPISLVFASGLFLNRRRFGGAIIAVMSVTSAALTFAAVISERQPNAALSGLAAPGGNFEGKEVRFGTDATALWASLTTQTSNGSVAGMHDSFNPLGGLVPQLGMFLNDVYGGIGVGMINMLIFVVLTVFIAGLMVGRTPELFGRKIEVREIKLASLIILLQPLLVLGFTAATVALPQFTANSNPGFHGLSQVLYEYNSAYANNGSGFEGLGDNTPWWNITCAIVLILARFLPILGPLAIAGLLATKKAAPETSGTLRVDTPIFAGMLLSVMLLLQLLNFAPTLVLGPVAEQLTLSQPSSPITGVQK is encoded by the coding sequence ATGGATATTGTTCTGACCTACCTGCTGGCCTTCGGGCTGGCTGTTCCACTCGGCTTTTTGATTGCGCGGCTGTACGCGGCCCCCGCCTCACGCTTCACGGCGGGGCTGTTACGGGTCTGCGGCGTGGACGCCTCGCGCGGCATGGGCTGGCGGCAGTACGGCGCGGCGCTGATCGGCACCAACGTGCTGCTGGGGGTGGTTGCCTACCTGATCTACGTCTTGCAGGGTGTCCTCCCACTTAACCCTGACGGCATCGCCAACATGCGCTGGGACACCGCGCTGCACACCACGGCCAGCTTCATTACCAACACCAACCAGCAGCACTACAGCGGCCAGAGCGGGCTGAGCTACTTCTCGCAGCTCGTCGCCATCGTGACCCTGCAATTTGTGACCCCCGCCGTGGGCATGGCTGCCCTGTTCGCCGTGCTGCGCGGGCTGAAAGGGCAAACGAACGTTGGCAACTATTATCTGGATGTGACCCGCGCACTGGGCGTGCTGGTGCCATCGGCCTTCATTTTGGCGCTGCTGCTCACTTCTCAGGGCGTTCCCAGCACCTACGGCGGCGCGAAGGTGGCGCAGCTCGTGGAGGCGCAGACGGTTGAAGGCAAAGCCGTGACCACCCAGACCATCCCCGTCGGCCCCGTCGCGGCGATGGTGGCCATCAAGCAGCTCGGCACCAACGGCGGCGGCTGGTACGGCCCCAACTCCTCGGTGCCGCTGGAGAACCCCACCCCCGTCAGCAACTGGCTGTCCATGACCAGCCTGATCGTCTTTCCCATCAGTCTGGTGTTCGCCTCCGGCCTGTTCCTGAACCGTCGCCGCTTCGGCGGGGCGATCATCGCCGTGATGAGCGTGACCTCAGCGGCGCTGACCTTCGCTGCGGTCATTTCCGAGCGGCAGCCCAACGCGGCTCTCTCTGGACTGGCAGCACCCGGCGGCAACTTTGAGGGCAAGGAAGTCCGCTTCGGCACCGACGCCACCGCACTGTGGGCCAGCCTGACCACCCAGACCAGCAACGGCTCAGTGGCCGGGATGCACGACAGCTTCAATCCGCTGGGCGGGCTGGTTCCGCAACTAGGGATGTTCCTGAACGACGTGTACGGCGGCATCGGCGTGGGCATGATCAACATGCTGATCTTCGTGGTGCTGACCGTCTTTATCGCGGGCCTGATGGTGGGCCGCACGCCGGAACTGTTCGGACGCAAGATTGAAGTGCGCGAGATCAAGCTGGCCTCCCTGATCATCCTGCTTCAGCCGCTGCTGGTGCTGGGCTTCACGGCGGCGACGGTGGCATTGCCGCAGTTCACGGCGAACTCCAACCCCGGCTTTCATGGGCTGTCACAGGTGCTGTATGAGTACAACAGCGCTTACGCCAACAACGGTAGCGGCTTTGAGGGTCTGGGCGACAACACGCCGTGGTGGAACATCACCTGCGCCATCGTGCTGATCCTGGCCCGCTTCCTGCCAATCCTGGGGCCGTTGGCGATTGCCGGGCTGCTGGCCACCAAGAAGGCCGCGCCAGAAACGAGCGGCACGCTGCGGGTGGACACCCCCATCTTCGCCGGAATGCTGCTGAGCGTGATGCTGCTGCTGCAACTGCTGAACTTCGCGCCCACGCTGGTGCTGGGGCCAGTGGCCGAGCAACTGACGCTGAGCCAACCTTCCTCTCCCATCACTGGAGTCCAGAAATGA
- the kdpB gene encoding potassium-transporting ATPase subunit KdpB: MTALPQTPETGPKAPRKNIFTGELVSGALRASVVKLDPRSMAKSPVMFVVLVGAVLTAYLTAANIVTGKSWGYELAITLLLFLTVLFANFAEGLAEARGKAQALGLRAARQDTPARRLLDGVETTVPSTELRRDDLIVVVAGEMIPGDGEIIEGLASVDESAITGESAPVIREAGTDFSGVTGGTRVLSDRIVVRVTSQPGESFLDRMIALVEGASRQKTPNELALSILLAALTLIFLIVVATLPLLSRFVGINVDTVTLIALLVCLIPTTIGGLLPAIGIAGMDRALQANVIAKSGKAVEVAGDVDILLLDKTGTITIGNRQATRFAPLPGVSETELARAAALSSLADPTPEGKSIVTLARTLTELPTQPENAEFIEFSAQTRMSGVDFADAQGTVKIRKGAADRMARFASEFGAAAPADLTALVEEVARAGGTPLTVAEVRGGVARVLGVVALSDIVKPGMRERFDQLRRMGLKTIMITGDNPLTAEAIAKEAGVDGFLAEATPEDKLQMIKDEQAAGKLVAMMGDGTNDAPALAQADVGLAMQSGTQAAKEAANMIDLDSDPTKLIEVVEIGKGLLMTRGALTTFSIANDIAKYFAILPALFAAQLPALGVLNVMNLGSPRSAILSAVIFNALVIPMLIPVALRGVRYTPGSADSLLARNLLIYGLGGVVVPFVGIKLIDLLLSVVGVR; encoded by the coding sequence ATGACCGCCCTGCCACAAACGCCTGAAACTGGGCCAAAAGCCCCCCGTAAAAACATCTTCACGGGCGAACTGGTCAGCGGGGCGCTCCGGGCCAGCGTCGTTAAACTTGACCCGCGCAGCATGGCGAAAAGCCCGGTGATGTTCGTGGTGCTGGTGGGTGCGGTGCTGACCGCTTACCTGACGGCAGCCAACATCGTCACGGGCAAAAGCTGGGGCTACGAGCTGGCGATCACCCTCCTGCTGTTTCTGACCGTGCTGTTTGCCAATTTCGCTGAAGGGTTGGCCGAGGCGCGGGGCAAAGCTCAAGCATTGGGCCTCCGCGCCGCCCGCCAGGACACGCCCGCCCGCCGCCTGCTGGACGGCGTGGAAACCACCGTCCCCAGCACCGAACTGCGCCGCGATGACCTGATTGTGGTGGTGGCGGGCGAGATGATTCCCGGCGACGGCGAGATCATTGAAGGCCTGGCCTCGGTGGACGAGAGCGCCATCACCGGCGAGAGCGCCCCGGTCATCCGCGAGGCCGGAACCGATTTCAGCGGCGTGACCGGCGGAACGCGGGTGCTGTCTGACCGCATCGTGGTGCGCGTGACTTCGCAGCCCGGCGAGAGCTTCCTGGACCGCATGATCGCGCTGGTGGAGGGGGCCAGCCGCCAGAAGACCCCCAACGAGCTGGCCCTGAGCATTCTGCTGGCCGCCCTGACGCTGATCTTTTTGATCGTGGTGGCGACGTTGCCGCTGCTGTCGCGCTTCGTGGGCATCAATGTAGACACGGTCACCCTGATCGCCCTGCTGGTGTGCCTGATTCCCACCACCATCGGGGGCCTGCTGCCCGCCATCGGCATCGCGGGGATGGACCGCGCCTTGCAGGCCAACGTGATCGCCAAGAGCGGCAAGGCGGTGGAAGTCGCTGGGGACGTGGACATCCTGCTGCTGGACAAGACCGGCACCATCACCATCGGCAACCGCCAGGCGACGCGCTTTGCCCCGCTGCCCGGCGTGAGCGAGACCGAATTGGCCCGCGCCGCCGCGCTGTCCTCGCTGGCCGACCCGACGCCCGAGGGCAAGAGCATCGTGACGCTGGCCCGCACCCTGACCGAGTTGCCCACCCAGCCAGAGAACGCCGAATTCATCGAGTTCAGTGCTCAGACCCGCATGAGCGGCGTGGACTTTGCCGACGCGCAAGGCACCGTGAAAATTCGCAAGGGTGCGGCAGACCGCATGGCTCGTTTTGCGTCTGAATTTGGGGCTGCCGCGCCCGCTGATCTGACTGCCCTCGTAGAAGAAGTGGCCCGCGCTGGCGGCACTCCGCTGACCGTGGCCGAGGTGCGCGGCGGCGTGGCCCGCGTGCTGGGCGTGGTGGCCCTGTCCGACATCGTGAAGCCGGGCATGCGTGAGCGCTTTGACCAGTTGCGCCGTATGGGTCTCAAGACCATCATGATTACTGGCGACAACCCCCTGACCGCCGAGGCGATTGCCAAAGAGGCCGGTGTGGACGGCTTTCTGGCCGAGGCCACCCCCGAGGACAAGCTCCAGATGATCAAGGACGAGCAGGCGGCAGGCAAGCTGGTGGCGATGATGGGCGACGGCACCAACGACGCCCCCGCACTGGCGCAGGCCGATGTGGGCCTGGCGATGCAGAGCGGCACCCAGGCGGCCAAGGAAGCGGCCAACATGATTGACCTGGACTCCGATCCCACCAAGCTGATTGAGGTGGTGGAGATCGGCAAGGGCCTGCTGATGACGCGCGGGGCGCTGACCACCTTCTCTATCGCCAACGACATCGCCAAGTATTTCGCCATCCTGCCCGCGCTGTTTGCCGCGCAGCTTCCCGCGCTGGGCGTGTTGAACGTGATGAACCTGGGCAGCCCACGCAGCGCGATTCTCAGCGCCGTGATCTTCAATGCCCTGGTCATTCCGATGCTGATTCCGGTGGCCCTGCGCGGCGTGCGTTACACCCCCGGCAGCGCCGATTCCCTGCTGGCCCGCAATCTGCTGATCTACGGGCTGGGCGGCGTGGTGGTGCCGTTCGTGGGCATCAAGCTCATTGACCTGCTGCTGTCCGTGGTGGGTGTCCGGTGA
- a CDS encoding HAMP domain-containing sensor histidine kinase, protein MREFLRLLFAPPKLPLGDSTLWGVCLSALAVVLLIDLLTPASLVVGTLLTVPIALAALGTSRRPVVILTLLGVAASLLAAVENALEDGFSNADLSNRVVSLLAILLVGGLTLRSRDASERALQNAEDERQLRRERLLRRLAEDMGGPLGQAEFVSRAAAALQHLTGALSVEVGAVEKAILRHPYALTLAPGLKADDHRSRLDTRLPLEYLAQPVGAGDVWAAEGGAFVLARLRRSEDSDLLLILHRPETPLALTVEAVSALQPLLERTALLDDLRVQREQVSERGELLRDLVYAFSHDLRTPLLANAMNMEAAMRGAYGPLPEAYRATLGNGLESNATLLALAEKLLLVTKYESGETDDEMDDVNLRALAQSVLEDLRPRIEASRLTVERDLRAVRLWGRPHDLRRAIQNLLDNAVKFSPPGTTLRLSLTEEDGEATLSVQDEGPGVSSARQPQLFQRFRGGGAGSGTGLGLYLTRRIAEAHGGSVRYTRTGQNRSLFTLTLPVTGETPHVG, encoded by the coding sequence ATGCGAGAATTTCTGCGCCTGCTGTTCGCGCCGCCCAAACTGCCGCTGGGCGACAGCACCCTGTGGGGCGTGTGCCTGAGCGCACTGGCCGTGGTGTTGCTCATTGATTTGCTGACGCCCGCCTCGCTGGTGGTAGGCACACTGTTGACCGTGCCGATTGCGCTGGCCGCGCTGGGAACGTCGCGCCGCCCGGTGGTGATCCTGACGCTGCTGGGCGTGGCGGCCTCGCTGCTGGCCGCCGTGGAGAACGCGCTGGAGGACGGCTTTTCCAACGCCGATCTGTCCAACCGCGTCGTCAGCCTGCTGGCGATCCTGCTGGTGGGCGGGCTGACCCTGCGCTCCCGTGACGCCTCCGAACGTGCCCTACAAAACGCCGAGGACGAACGCCAATTGCGGCGCGAACGTCTGTTGCGCCGTCTGGCCGAGGACATGGGAGGCCCGCTGGGTCAGGCCGAATTCGTGTCGCGCGCTGCCGCTGCCCTGCAACACCTGACCGGGGCGCTGAGTGTGGAGGTGGGCGCGGTGGAAAAGGCGATCCTGCGCCATCCCTATGCGTTGACCCTTGCCCCGGGGCTGAAAGCAGACGATCACCGCTCCCGGCTGGACACCCGATTGCCTCTGGAGTATCTGGCCCAGCCAGTGGGCGCGGGCGACGTGTGGGCGGCGGAAGGTGGGGCCTTCGTGCTGGCACGGCTGCGGCGTTCGGAGGACAGCGACCTGCTGCTGATCCTCCACCGTCCTGAAACCCCGCTGGCCCTGACGGTTGAAGCGGTCTCTGCGCTGCAACCCCTGCTGGAGCGCACCGCCCTGCTGGATGATCTGCGCGTTCAGCGCGAGCAGGTCAGCGAACGCGGCGAACTGCTGCGCGATCTGGTCTATGCCTTCTCGCATGACCTCCGCACGCCGCTGCTGGCCAACGCCATGAATATGGAAGCGGCTATGCGCGGCGCATACGGCCCGCTGCCGGAGGCTTACCGCGCCACCCTGGGAAACGGTCTGGAGTCCAACGCCACACTGCTTGCCCTGGCCGAGAAGCTGCTGCTCGTAACCAAGTACGAGAGCGGCGAAACCGATGACGAGATGGATGATGTCAACCTGCGGGCACTGGCGCAAAGCGTGTTGGAGGACCTGCGTCCGCGCATTGAGGCCAGTCGCCTCACCGTAGAGCGTGACCTGCGGGCCGTGCGGCTGTGGGGCCGCCCCCACGATCTCAGACGCGCGATTCAGAACCTGCTGGACAACGCGGTCAAGTTCAGCCCGCCCGGTACGACGTTGCGCCTCTCTTTGACCGAGGAGGACGGCGAGGCTACGTTGAGTGTGCAGGACGAGGGGCCAGGAGTGTCCTCTGCCCGTCAGCCGCAACTGTTTCAGCGTTTCCGGGGCGGGGGTGCGGGCAGTGGCACGGGGCTGGGCCTGTACCTGACCCGCCGGATAGCGGAGGCCCACGGCGGGAGCGTTCGCTACACCCGCACAGGTCAGAACCGCAGCCTTTTCACCCTGACCCTGCCCGTGACCGGAGAGACGCCCCATGTCGGATGA
- a CDS encoding response regulator transcription factor, translated as MSDEVIRILLVEDHAFTRDGLRATLNLEADLKVVTEARSGEEALEQLVGTEVDVAVVDIGLPGMDGIQTAAEIKRGWPDVKIVMLTAHNLRQEVLAALASGAAAYCLKSAKPELLLLAVRAAAAGSAYLDPQVAHHVLGSVRTPGTAPLLTPRELEVLRLIADGMPNKDIATELGVSMSMVKLYVQDLLVKLQAADRTQAAVKALRQGLL; from the coding sequence ATGTCGGATGAGGTGATCCGCATTCTGCTGGTGGAAGATCACGCCTTCACCCGCGATGGTCTGCGGGCGACTTTGAATCTGGAAGCCGATCTAAAGGTGGTCACCGAGGCCCGCAGCGGCGAGGAAGCCCTGGAGCAACTGGTTGGGACGGAGGTGGATGTGGCGGTGGTGGACATCGGCTTGCCTGGCATGGACGGCATCCAGACCGCCGCCGAGATTAAACGCGGCTGGCCGGACGTCAAAATCGTGATGCTCACCGCCCACAATCTGCGCCAGGAGGTTCTTGCCGCCCTGGCTTCTGGAGCGGCGGCTTACTGCCTGAAGAGTGCGAAACCTGAACTGCTGTTGCTGGCGGTGCGGGCTGCGGCGGCAGGCAGCGCGTACCTGGATCCACAGGTGGCCCATCATGTCCTGGGCAGTGTGCGTACTCCGGGGACGGCTCCACTGCTGACCCCACGCGAGCTGGAAGTGTTGCGTTTAATCGCCGACGGCATGCCCAACAAGGACATTGCCACCGAACTGGGCGTCAGCATGAGCATGGTCAAGCTGTACGTGCAGGATCTGCTGGTCAAGTTGCAGGCGGCAGACCGCACCCAGGCAGCAGTCAAGGCTTTGCGGCAAGGCCTGCTCTAA
- a CDS encoding HNH endonuclease, which yields MNGYKRVWDNTLKKQVYVHRLVAAQSLGRALLPGEVIHHLNGDKHDLRPENLLTLPSQAAHMVVEHIERKRSRGMAPLFELEQMVTGSVCLVPELD from the coding sequence ATGAACGGATACAAGCGGGTCTGGGACAACACGCTGAAAAAACAGGTGTACGTTCACCGGCTGGTGGCGGCTCAGAGCCTGGGCCGCGCGCTGCTGCCCGGCGAGGTGATTCACCACCTGAACGGGGATAAACATGATCTGCGGCCTGAGAATCTGCTGACGCTGCCCAGCCAGGCCGCGCACATGGTGGTGGAGCATATCGAGCGCAAACGCTCGCGCGGGATGGCCCCCCTGTTTGAACTGGAACAGATGGTGACGGGGTCTGTGTGTCTGGTGCCAGAATTGGATTAG
- the kdpF gene encoding K(+)-transporting ATPase subunit F, with translation MNVFLLLLVLALTAYLLYALVRAEKF, from the coding sequence ATGAATGTCTTCCTGCTTCTGCTGGTGCTGGCCCTGACCGCCTACCTCCTTTACGCACTCGTGCGTGCGGAAAAATTCTGA
- the kdpC gene encoding potassium-transporting ATPase subunit KdpC — MTIPLTPATTVPADTTPQPGFSTWLRFALLWLLLCGLAYPAVTTLLAGSLFPAQANGSLITRNGQVVGSALVGQTFSGAGDFIGRPSAAGSGYDPVNASGSNFAPSNPELRKRVQELSTEIARRENIASTQIPADLLTASGSGLDPHISPAGAAIQVARVAQARGLSEEKVRELITAATERGALGLGGVGVNVLKLNLALDAAAPGTGR, encoded by the coding sequence ATGACTATCCCTTTAACCCCCGCTACTACTGTCCCCGCCGACACCACGCCTCAACCCGGCTTCTCCACCTGGCTGCGCTTCGCCCTGCTGTGGCTCCTTCTGTGCGGGCTGGCGTACCCCGCCGTGACCACGTTGCTGGCCGGAAGTCTGTTCCCGGCGCAGGCCAACGGCTCCCTAATTACGCGCAATGGTCAGGTTGTCGGTTCCGCGCTCGTCGGCCAGACGTTCAGCGGCGCGGGCGACTTTATCGGGCGGCCCAGCGCGGCTGGCAGTGGCTATGATCCTGTCAACGCTTCAGGCAGCAACTTTGCCCCCAGCAACCCAGAGTTACGGAAACGGGTTCAGGAACTGTCCACCGAAATTGCCAGACGTGAAAACATTGCCTCTACCCAGATTCCCGCCGACTTGCTGACGGCCAGCGGCAGTGGCCTTGACCCCCACATCAGTCCTGCTGGAGCCGCGATTCAGGTGGCGCGGGTGGCGCAGGCGCGTGGTCTGAGCGAGGAAAAAGTGCGCGAGCTGATCACCGCCGCTACCGAGCGTGGGGCGCTGGGGCTGGGCGGCGTGGGCGTCAACGTGCTGAAGCTGAATCTGGCGCTGGACGCGGCGGCCCCCGGAACTGGACGCTGA
- a CDS encoding TrkH family potassium uptake protein → MTPRIRPALTIRNPVQVLVPGVLGLMLIGTLGLLSPLAHTAPLSLVDALLLATSAVCTTGLSSVNVAEILTPTGQLWLTLLIEVGALALLVLAFGFVGLGKQGVVGRTQARAELGIGAGQDFRALLRRVLTLALGIQLAGLMLLLPDMIRLEGTVQGTRYALLHAVMAFGNAGFGMWPDGVARLLPASLLTLMALVVLGGIGFVALDELERRVQVQVQRGRRPPRLSTQTRIALQVMGSLLLAGAVLFAALEWNHAGTLGPLSSSAKLLHAAFQTTVARSAGFATLDYGQFAAPTLLVIMGLMFVGGSPGSTAGGIKTTTVAVLLAATRAALRREQDARLAGRRIPTAILMRALTVVTLALLAVVMGTVALMLTDAGQRPLALAFEAVSALTTSGLSINLTPQLSDSGKLVLVILMFLGRVGFLSLLLAFRPAQPQDMRLPQERDFTVG, encoded by the coding sequence GTGACGCCACGCATTCGCCCGGCGTTGACCATCCGGAACCCGGTCCAAGTGCTTGTGCCGGGCGTGCTGGGTTTGATGCTCATCGGTACGCTGGGCCTGCTCTCTCCACTGGCCCACACTGCCCCGCTGAGCCTGGTGGACGCCCTGCTGCTGGCCACCAGCGCGGTGTGTACCACCGGACTCAGCAGCGTGAACGTGGCCGAGATCCTGACGCCTACCGGGCAACTGTGGTTGACCCTGTTGATTGAGGTGGGCGCGCTGGCCCTGCTGGTGCTGGCTTTCGGCTTCGTGGGACTGGGAAAGCAGGGCGTGGTGGGCCGCACCCAGGCACGGGCCGAACTGGGCATCGGTGCCGGACAGGACTTCCGCGCCTTGCTGCGCCGGGTGCTGACGCTGGCTCTGGGCATTCAACTTGCTGGTCTCATGCTGCTGCTCCCCGACATGATCCGGCTGGAGGGCACCGTGCAGGGAACGCGCTACGCCCTGCTGCACGCGGTCATGGCCTTCGGGAACGCAGGGTTTGGGATGTGGCCGGACGGCGTTGCCCGCCTGCTGCCTGCCTCGCTGCTGACCCTGATGGCCCTGGTGGTGCTGGGCGGCATTGGTTTCGTGGCCCTGGATGAACTCGAACGCCGTGTGCAAGTGCAGGTTCAGAGGGGCCGCCGTCCCCCCCGTCTATCCACACAGACACGCATTGCGTTGCAGGTCATGGGCAGCTTGCTCCTCGCCGGGGCAGTGCTTTTTGCTGCCCTGGAATGGAACCACGCCGGAACGCTGGGGCCGCTGTCCAGCTCCGCCAAACTGCTCCACGCTGCTTTTCAGACCACCGTGGCCCGTTCAGCGGGCTTCGCCACACTGGATTACGGTCAGTTTGCCGCGCCCACGCTGCTGGTCATCATGGGCCTGATGTTCGTGGGGGGTAGCCCCGGCTCGACGGCGGGCGGCATCAAGACCACCACCGTCGCCGTGTTGCTCGCCGCGACCCGCGCCGCCCTGCGCCGTGAACAGGACGCCCGGCTGGCCGGACGGCGTATCCCCACAGCCATCCTGATGCGGGCGCTGACCGTCGTCACGCTGGCACTACTGGCGGTGGTCATGGGGACCGTTGCCCTGATGCTCACCGACGCAGGGCAACGGCCCCTGGCGCTGGCTTTCGAGGCGGTGAGCGCCTTGACCACCTCGGGCCTGAGCATCAACCTCACCCCTCAGCTTTCGGACAGCGGCAAGCTGGTCCTGGTGATCCTGATGTTCCTGGGGCGGGTGGGCTTTCTCAGCCTGCTGCTGGCCTTTCGCCCTGCACAACCGCAGGACATGCGCCTGCCTCAGGAACGCGATTTCACCGTGGGCTGA
- a CDS encoding sensor histidine kinase KdpD yields MPDAELPIVERSSPQRLTLPGQGEGSAPQRGVHKVFIGMAAGVGKTYRALGELRERLARGEDALIGVVETHGRPETIRATEGLPLFPRRVIAYGGTELTELDVDGLLARHPEVVLVDELAHTNAPGSERQKRWQDVEVLLAAGITVLSTVNVQHLESLNDTVARLTGVRVRERIPDAVLREATELVLVDLTPHDLRARLKAGHVYGPEKIDQALGNFFTSPNLIALREIALRQVASVVEQAAPPGSPGVQEIVVVAIAAEESAGRLIRRGGQLAARLHGALHVVTIRGPRITPEQSRLLDTYRALTGALSGQFEVLDGAGGVAAALIGYVQLSRATQVVMGETSRSRWAELWRGDIIKQVLSGTRNVDVHVISRD; encoded by the coding sequence GTGCCGGACGCCGAGCTGCCCATTGTTGAGCGCTCATCACCGCAGCGCCTGACCCTGCCCGGTCAGGGCGAGGGGTCTGCCCCCCAGCGCGGCGTCCACAAGGTCTTCATCGGCATGGCAGCGGGCGTCGGCAAGACTTACCGGGCCCTGGGCGAGTTGCGCGAGCGGCTGGCACGCGGCGAGGACGCCCTGATCGGCGTGGTGGAGACGCACGGACGCCCCGAGACCATCCGCGCCACCGAGGGATTGCCCCTGTTTCCCCGCCGCGTCATCGCTTACGGCGGCACCGAACTGACCGAACTGGACGTGGACGGCCTGCTCGCCCGCCACCCGGAAGTCGTGCTGGTGGACGAGCTGGCCCACACCAACGCCCCTGGCAGCGAACGCCAGAAACGCTGGCAGGATGTGGAGGTACTGCTCGCAGCGGGCATCACCGTCCTGTCCACCGTCAATGTGCAGCACCTGGAATCGCTGAACGACACCGTGGCCCGCCTGACCGGCGTGCGCGTGCGTGAGCGCATTCCCGACGCTGTGCTGCGCGAGGCCACCGAACTGGTGCTGGTGGATCTGACGCCGCATGACCTGCGCGCCCGGCTGAAGGCGGGCCACGTGTACGGTCCCGAGAAGATTGACCAGGCGCTAGGCAACTTTTTCACCTCACCCAATCTGATCGCGCTGCGCGAGATCGCCCTGCGGCAGGTGGCGAGCGTGGTGGAGCAAGCTGCGCCGCCCGGCAGCCCGGGCGTGCAGGAAATCGTCGTCGTTGCCATCGCCGCCGAGGAGAGCGCTGGCCGCCTGATTCGCCGGGGCGGGCAACTGGCCGCCCGGTTGCACGGGGCGCTGCATGTGGTGACGATTCGCGGCCCACGTATCACGCCTGAGCAATCGCGTCTGCTGGACACCTACCGCGCCCTGACTGGGGCGCTGAGCGGCCAGTTTGAGGTGCTGGACGGTGCGGGCGGAGTGGCCGCCGCATTGATCGGTTACGTTCAGCTCTCGCGGGCCACCCAGGTGGTGATGGGCGAGACGAGCCGCTCACGCTGGGCGGAACTGTGGCGCGGCGATATCATCAAGCAGGTGCTGAGCGGCACGCGCAACGTGGACGTGCATGTGATCAGCCGGGACTGA